One Aegilops tauschii subsp. strangulata cultivar AL8/78 chromosome 7, Aet v6.0, whole genome shotgun sequence genomic window carries:
- the LOC120968571 gene encoding uncharacterized protein isoform X1, with product MKEAVQHRLKQREDEFLKMVEETQDKVFEEIRNKADAKRHRDLEDTLGDFMERVKRQAPMAAAFPNVSKTSHRPRTMTAVAQDLAETSREAARSLMSVVVANEATRVQPELHGVAAATTGVQGPDLNACPGVLVGLLGKETAVQEPVDEPEDKPMIVDRKGKGPAIDVVYRRCSRQTTMHEVLGVAGSSSRDHVPVHHPVVASVDTDMTEAVVPDALQMQNDGLAGIATTTPIGNRSLALPGNGEQSNPVPLAVVPALPPARDYGYSPFELDL from the exons ATGAAGGAAGCAGTGCAACATCGCCTGAAGCAACGTGAGGATGAATTCCTCAAGATGGTTGAGGAGACACAGGACAAAGTGTTTGAAGAAATCAGGAACAAGGCGGATGCTAAACGGCACAGAGACCTCGAGGACACTCTTGGTGATTTCATGGAGCGTGTGAAGAGACAAGCTCCAATGGCGGCAGCATTTCCTAACGTGAGCAAGACCTCGCATCGTCCCAGGACGATGACAG CTGTTGCCCAAGATCTGGCTGAAACTTCACGCGAAGCTGCGAGGTCTTTGATGTCAGTGGTTGTTGCTAACGAGGCGACACGTGTCCAGCCAG AATTGCATGGTGTGGCTGCTGCAACCACGGGGGTGCAAGGACCTGACCTGAATGCATGCCCTGGGGTGCTTGTGGGTTTGCTTGGCAAAG AAACTGCTGTCCAGGAGCCCGTTGATGAACCAGAGGATAAGCCTATGATTGTGGACCGCAAAGGCAAGGGGCCGGCTATTGACG TGGTCTACCGCAGGTGCAGTAGACAGACAACCATGCATGAGGTGCTTGGCGTGGCAGGTTCTTCCTCTAGAGATCATGTGCCTGTCCATCATCCGGTGGTTGCGTCTGTAGACACTGATATGACTGAAG CAGTTGTGCCGGATGCTTTGCAGATGCAAAATGATGGGCTTGCAGGAATTGCCACAACCACACCAATAGGGAACAGGAGTTTGGCACTGCCTGGTAATGGGGAACAAAGCAACCCGGTCCCTCTTG CGGTTGTTCCTGCTTTGCCACCTGCACGTGATTACGGCTACTCTCCATTTGAGCTGGATCTATAA
- the LOC109755394 gene encoding protein FAR1-RELATED SEQUENCE 5 isoform X1, translated as MQIKLAIEAELPNTVHRWCKWHVLKKSKESMGALWSKNSDFKMEFHKLVHHMITEEEFEAGWQLMLERYSLKKHPFLTQIYEVHHKWAKPYFRGVFCAKMTSTHRSESANHMLKGYVPPGCPMHLFLKQFEKLQFNRESEQSFQEKRTLLSVVSLRNNLPLERHASKVYTRAMFEKFGEELYKCGAHVLDEIVPRKVYRSTHVDAAAREKWSKGEFTIEVDDEESFFSCECGMFEHAGLVCCHALQVMVHFRLSKIPEKHIMKHWTRDTNDVLPAHLVRYQKDRGPPSSNTFRHHTMYMKALECVLLGDSNVKCYDVFMTIKRRKGRDGASRKGATKSGFSSGAPRGASGRRGQHKACL; from the exons ATGCAGATCAAGCTGGCTATCGAGGCTGAACTACCAAACACAGTACACCGTTGGTGCAAGTGGCATGTTCTGAAGAAATCAAAGGAGTCGATGGGTGCGCTATGGAGCAAGAATAGTGACTTTAAGATGGAGTTCCACAAGCTAGTCCATCACATGATCACAGAGGAAGAATTTGAAGCTGGTTGGCAGCTGATGCTGGAAAGGTACTCCCTGAAGAAGCATCCATTCTTGACGCAGATATATGAGGTGCACCATAAGTGGGCAAAGCCATATTTTAGAGGAGTGTTTTGTGCGAAAATGACTAGCACACATCGGAGTGAGAGTGCAAATCACATGTTGAAAGGTTACGTGCCGCCAGGGTGTCCTATGCACCTATTTTTGAAACAATTTGAGAAACTCCAATTTAACAGGGAGTCGGAGCAGAGCTTCCAGGAGAAGAGAACATTGCTG AGTGTTGTGTCGCTTAGAAATAACCTGCCATTAGAGAGGCATGCTAGCAAGGTGTACACGAGAGCTATGTTTGAGAAGTTCGGTGAAGAGCTGTATAAGTGTGGTGCACATGTATTGGATGAGATTGTACCAAGGAAGGTTTATAGATCAACACATGTAGATGCTGCAGCAAGAGAGAAATGGAGTAAGGGTGAGTTCACAATCGAAGTGGATGATGAAGAGAGTTTTTTCAGTTGTGAGTGCGGCATGTTTGAACACGCTGGGTTGGTTTGTTGCCATGCATTGCAG GTTATGGTCCACTTCCGCCTGTCAAAGATACCAGAGAAGCATATAATGAAACACTGGACAAGAGATACAAATGATGTTCTCCCTGCACATTTGGTCCGATACCAGAAAGACAGAGGGCCTCCTTCCAGCAATACATTCAGACATCACACAATGTACATGAAGGCACTAGAGTGTGTGCTGCTTGGCGATAGCAATGTTAAGTGCTATGATGTTTTTATGACCATTAAGCGCCGAAAAGGACGGGATGGGGCTAGCAGAAAGGGAGCAACAAAATCAGGTTTTAGTTCAGGAGCACCCAGGGGCGCTTCAGGTAGAagggggcagcacaaggcctgcTTGTGA
- the LOC120968571 gene encoding uncharacterized protein isoform X2, whose translation MKEAVQHRLKQREDEFLKMVEETQDKVFEEIRNKADAKRHRDLEDTLGDFMERVKRQAPMAAAFPNVSKTSHRPRTMTAVAQDLAETSREAARSLMSVVVANEATRVQPAELHGVAAATTGVQGPDLNACPGVLVGLLGKETAVQEPVDEPEDKPMIVDRKGKGPAIDVVYRRCSRQTTMHEVLGVAGSSSRDHVPVHHPVVASVDTDMTEVVPDALQMQNDGLAGIATTTPIGNRSLALPGNGEQSNPVPLAVVPALPPARDYGYSPFELDL comes from the exons ATGAAGGAAGCAGTGCAACATCGCCTGAAGCAACGTGAGGATGAATTCCTCAAGATGGTTGAGGAGACACAGGACAAAGTGTTTGAAGAAATCAGGAACAAGGCGGATGCTAAACGGCACAGAGACCTCGAGGACACTCTTGGTGATTTCATGGAGCGTGTGAAGAGACAAGCTCCAATGGCGGCAGCATTTCCTAACGTGAGCAAGACCTCGCATCGTCCCAGGACGATGACAG CTGTTGCCCAAGATCTGGCTGAAACTTCACGCGAAGCTGCGAGGTCTTTGATGTCAGTGGTTGTTGCTAACGAGGCGACACGTGTCCAGCCAG CAGAATTGCATGGTGTGGCTGCTGCAACCACGGGGGTGCAAGGACCTGACCTGAATGCATGCCCTGGGGTGCTTGTGGGTTTGCTTGGCAAAG AAACTGCTGTCCAGGAGCCCGTTGATGAACCAGAGGATAAGCCTATGATTGTGGACCGCAAAGGCAAGGGGCCGGCTATTGACG TGGTCTACCGCAGGTGCAGTAGACAGACAACCATGCATGAGGTGCTTGGCGTGGCAGGTTCTTCCTCTAGAGATCATGTGCCTGTCCATCATCCGGTGGTTGCGTCTGTAGACACTGATATGACTGAAG TTGTGCCGGATGCTTTGCAGATGCAAAATGATGGGCTTGCAGGAATTGCCACAACCACACCAATAGGGAACAGGAGTTTGGCACTGCCTGGTAATGGGGAACAAAGCAACCCGGTCCCTCTTG CGGTTGTTCCTGCTTTGCCACCTGCACGTGATTACGGCTACTCTCCATTTGAGCTGGATCTATAA
- the LOC109755394 gene encoding protein FAR1-RELATED SEQUENCE 5 isoform X2: MQIKLAIEAELPNTVHRWCKWHVLKKSKESMGALWSKNSDFKMEFHKLVHHMITEEEFEAGWQLMLERYSLKKHPFLTQIYEVHHKWAKPYFRGVFCAKMTSTHRSESANHMLKGYVPPGCPMHLFLKQFEKLQFNRESEQSFQEKRTLLSVVSLRNNLPLERHASKVYTRAMFEKFGEELYKCGAHVLDEIVPRKVYRSTHVDAAAREKWSKGYGPLPPVKDTREAYNETLDKRYK, encoded by the exons ATGCAGATCAAGCTGGCTATCGAGGCTGAACTACCAAACACAGTACACCGTTGGTGCAAGTGGCATGTTCTGAAGAAATCAAAGGAGTCGATGGGTGCGCTATGGAGCAAGAATAGTGACTTTAAGATGGAGTTCCACAAGCTAGTCCATCACATGATCACAGAGGAAGAATTTGAAGCTGGTTGGCAGCTGATGCTGGAAAGGTACTCCCTGAAGAAGCATCCATTCTTGACGCAGATATATGAGGTGCACCATAAGTGGGCAAAGCCATATTTTAGAGGAGTGTTTTGTGCGAAAATGACTAGCACACATCGGAGTGAGAGTGCAAATCACATGTTGAAAGGTTACGTGCCGCCAGGGTGTCCTATGCACCTATTTTTGAAACAATTTGAGAAACTCCAATTTAACAGGGAGTCGGAGCAGAGCTTCCAGGAGAAGAGAACATTGCTG AGTGTTGTGTCGCTTAGAAATAACCTGCCATTAGAGAGGCATGCTAGCAAGGTGTACACGAGAGCTATGTTTGAGAAGTTCGGTGAAGAGCTGTATAAGTGTGGTGCACATGTATTGGATGAGATTGTACCAAGGAAGGTTTATAGATCAACACATGTAGATGCTGCAGCAAGAGAGAAATGGAGTAAGG GTTATGGTCCACTTCCGCCTGTCAAAGATACCAGAGAAGCATATAATGAAACACTGGACAAGAGATACAAATGA